One stretch of Passer domesticus isolate bPasDom1 chromosome 2, bPasDom1.hap1, whole genome shotgun sequence DNA includes these proteins:
- the CDC16 gene encoding cell division cycle protein 16 homolog produces the protein MNLERLRKRVRHYIDQQQYQSALFWADKVASLSHEEPQDIYWLAQCLYLTAQYHRAAHALRSRKLDKLYEACRYLAARCHYAAKEHQQALDILDMEEPINKRLFEKYLKDESGLKDSTTDWEMSQSSIKSSICLLRGKIYDALDNRTLATYSYKEALKLDVYCFEAFDLLTSHHMLTAQEEKELLESLPLNRQCTEEEQELLHFLFENKLKKYNKPSETLIPESVDGLQENLDVVVSLAERHYYNCDFKMCYKLTSVVMEKDPFHANCLPVHIGTLVELNKANELFYLSHKLVDLYPNNPVSWFAVGCYYLMVGHKNEHARRYLSKATTLERTYGPAWIAYGHSFAVESEHDQAMAAYFTAAQLMKGCHLPMLYIGLEYGLTNNSKLAERFFSQALSIAPEDPFVMHEVGVVAFQNGDWKTAEKWFLDALEKIKAIGNEVTVDKWEPLLNNLGHVCRKLKKYEEALEYHRQALVLIPQNASTYSAIGYIHSLMGNFESAIDYFHTALGLRRDDTFSVTMLGHCIEMYIGDSEAYIGTEIKDKLRCYDFDVHTVKTLKNIISPPWDFREFDIERQTLDESGIVTLETSNQRKSTDTSRPLEETFEIEMNESDMMLETSMSDHST, from the exons ATGAACCTGGAGCGGCTCAGGAAGCGGGTGCGCCACTACATCGACCAG CAACAGTATCAAAGTGCCCTGTTTTGGGCTGACAAAGTAGCTTCACTCTCTCATG AGGAACCACAGGATATCTACTGGCTGGCCCAATGTCTTTACCTAACAGCTCAGTATCACAGGGCAGCACACGCCCTGCGATCACGGAAGTTGGATAAG ttgtaTGAGGCATGTCGCTACCTTGCAGCCAGATGTCAT TATGCTGCAAAAGAGCATCAACAGGCCTTGGATATTCTTGATATGGAGGAGCCAATCAACAAACGACTTTTTGAAAAGTACTTGAAGGATGAAAGTGGGTTGAAAGATTCTACCACAGACTGGGAGATGTCACAATCCTCA ATCAAGAGCTCTATATGCCTTTTACGAGGGAAGATCTATGATGCTTTGGACAATAGAACCCTTGCAACTTACAGCTACAAAGAGGCCTTGAAGCTGGATGTTTACTGCTTTGAAGCGTTTGATCTTTTAACGTCGCACCACATGCTGACAGCACAAGAAG AAAAAGAACTCCTTGAATCTCTACCTCTTAATAGACAATGTACAGAAGAAGAACAGGAATTGCTTCACTTTTTATTTGAGAATAAATTGAAAAAG tATAATAAACCCAGTGAAACACTGATTCCTGAATCAGTAGATGGTCTTCAGGAAAACCTGGATGTGGTAGTATCCTTAGCAGAAAGGCATTATTACAACTGTGACTTCAAAATGTGTTATAAGCTTACTTCAGT agTGATGGAAAAAGATCCCTTCCATGCAAATTGTTTACCTGTACATATAGGGACACTTGTGGAGCTTAACAAAGCAAATG AACTTTTCTATCTTTCTCACAAACTGGTGGACTTGTACCCAAATAATCCT GTGTCATGGTTTGCAGTAGGTTGCTATTATCTCATGGTTGGCCACAAAAATGAACACGCTAGAAGATATctcag CAAAGCTACTACACTGGAGCGAACGTATGGGCCTGCATGGATAGCATACGGACACTCATTCGCAGTGGAGAGTGAGCATGACCAAGCAATGGCTGCCTacttcacagctgcacagcTCATGAAAGG GTGTCATTTGCCAATGCTCTACATTGGACTGGAATATGGTTTGACCAACAACTCCAAGTTGGCTGAACGGTTTTTCAGCCAAGCTTTAAGCATTGCACCTGAAGATCCTTTTGTTATGCATGAAGTTGGAGTGGTAGCATTTCAAAATGGAGA ctggaaaactgcagaaaagTGGTTCCTTGATGCACTGGAGAAAATCAAAGCTATTGGAAATGAG GTAACAGTTGATAAGTGGGAGCCTTTATTGAACAACTTAGGACATGTCTGCAGAAAACTCAA GAAGTATGAGGAAGCACTGGAATACCATCGCCAGGCTCTGGTGTTAATCCCCCAGAATGCTTCTACTTACTCTGCCATTGGCTACATCCACAGCCTCATGGGCAATTTTGAAAGCGCCATTGACTATTTCCACACG GCCCTTGGTCTCAGGCGGGACGACACATTTTCGGTCACAATGCTTGGACACTGCATAGAAATGTACATTGGTGATTCTGAAGCCTATATTG GAACAGAGATCAAAGACAAATTAAGATGTTATGACTTTGATGTACACACAGTGAAGACATTAAAGAACATAATTTCACCTCCCTGGGATTTCAGAGAATTCGACATAGAAAGACAAACTCTGGATGAAAGTGGCATAGTAACATTAGAGACATCAAATCAAAGGAAAAGTACAGATACCAGTCGCCCATTGGAAGAAACCTTTGAGATTGAAATGAATGAAAGTGATATGATGTTAGAAACATCAATGTCAGACCATAGTACGTGA